GGGGATGTCCCGTTTCGCGAGCACCGCGCGCACGGCCTCGCGCACACCGGGCACGTGGCGCATGGTGCAGGGGTCGTGCAGGGCCAGGGGGGCGTCGGGCCTGGTCCCGCCGCCCTCGGGCAGCCCGGTCTCCCCGAGGACCTGCCACAGGGAGACGGCCTGAAGCTCCGGGGCCTGCTCGCGGAACACGGCCAGGCACGAGGAGCAGGCCGCCACCACGCGCGGGCGGCCGAGCTTCTCCCAGGCGGCGCGAAGCTCGGCCAGGGAGTCGGCGAAAAGCTCGTCCTGCGTGGCCCAGCGGGCCGGGATGCCGCAGCAGCGCAGCATGAGCCCCACGCCGCCGGACAGGCGCCCGCGCAGGAAGGCGTAGACCGAGCGCACGTGGTGCGGATGCGAGGCCGCGAGCTGGCAGCCGGGGAAGAAGAGGTGGCTGCACGTCTCCTGGCCGGGCTCGGCGCGCGCCAGGGCGAAGTCCTCGCCGTTGCTGAAGGCCATGTCCTCCAGGGCGAATTCGTGGGCCGTGGGCGGCATCTTGCCGCGCTCCACCATGTCGCGCCTGGCCGTCCGGCAGAGGTCGGCCATGGAGAAGCGCTCCGGGCAGACCTCGGTGCACAGGCCGCACAGGCTGCACGAGTTGACCATCTTGTTGGCCTGGTGCACGCCCTGGACGATGGCCGCGTTGTTGTAGATGAGGCGGGCGTACTTCTTGGGGTAGCCCTGGTAGCGCTCCAGATAGGCGCATATCTTGACGCACTCCAGGCACTGGCAGTTCAGGCAGCGCCCGGCCTCGGCCTTCGCCTCTCCGGCCTCGTAGCCCTTGGCCTCGTCGGCCGGGGCCACGCGCGCCAGGGGCTCGACGCCCTTGAGCGAGGTGAAGAGCCGCGTCTCGAAGGGCCCCTCGCGCTCGCGCGAGGCCGTGAGCGAGGCGCCGGACATGAAGCGGTCCATGGACGCGGCCGCGCGGCGGCCGTCCGCCGCCTCGGCCATGGCCGAGGGCTCGCCCGTGGCGTCGTCTGTCCATCCGCCGCAGAAAATTCCGTCATCGGAAGAGGATGCCGCCAGGGTCACGGGGTCCACTGCCCCGCGGCGCGCGGGGCAGAGCGGGGAGGGGGCCTCGGCGAAGACCGCGTCGAACTCGCCGCGCAGGGCTTCGGCCGTGAGCCCGGCCACGTCCTGCTGGTCCAGGCGCGCCTCGATGCCCATGGCGAGAAGCCGTTCGATCTCCCTGTCGAGCTCGGCCGGGGGCAGAAGCTCCTCGGGCAGGCCGCGCAGGCGGCCGCCGAGGCGCTCGCCCGGGGCGATGATGACCACGGCGTAGCCCTTGCGGCGCAGGTCCCAGGCGCAGGTCATGGCGGCCAGCCCCTGGCCCACCACCGCGGCCTTTTTGTTCTTGGCGGGCAGGACCAGCGGCTTGGGGCCGGGGCGGCCGAGCCGCATGGCCGTGCGTTCGAGCGCGCCGATGGCCAGCGGGTCGCCTGCCTCCCTGCGCTTGCACTGCGCCTCGCAGGGATGGTCGCAGATGCGCCCGAGGATTCCCGGCAGGGGCATGGTCCGTTCCAGGATCTTGCGGGCGCCGCTCGCGTCGCCCGCCGCCATGCGCTCCATGAAGGCGCGCGCGTCCACGTGGATCGGGCAGGATGCCTGGCACCAGGGCTGTTCCTCCTGGATGCAGCGGCGCTCCCAC
The window above is part of the Desulfovibrio sp. X2 genome. Proteins encoded here:
- a CDS encoding pyridine nucleotide-disulfide oxidoreductase/dicluster-binding protein: MMNQQELREWERRCIQEEQPWCQASCPIHVDARAFMERMAAGDASGARKILERTMPLPGILGRICDHPCEAQCKRREAGDPLAIGALERTAMRLGRPGPKPLVLPAKNKKAAVVGQGLAAMTCAWDLRRKGYAVVIIAPGERLGGRLRGLPEELLPPAELDREIERLLAMGIEARLDQQDVAGLTAEALRGEFDAVFAEAPSPLCPARRGAVDPVTLAASSSDDGIFCGGWTDDATGEPSAMAEAADGRRAAASMDRFMSGASLTASREREGPFETRLFTSLKGVEPLARVAPADEAKGYEAGEAKAEAGRCLNCQCLECVKICAYLERYQGYPKKYARLIYNNAAIVQGVHQANKMVNSCSLCGLCTEVCPERFSMADLCRTARRDMVERGKMPPTAHEFALEDMAFSNGEDFALARAEPGQETCSHLFFPGCQLAASHPHHVRSVYAFLRGRLSGGVGLMLRCCGIPARWATQDELFADSLAELRAAWEKLGRPRVVAACSSCLAVFREQAPELQAVSLWQVLGETGLPEGGGTRPDAPLALHDPCTMRHVPGVREAVRAVLAKRDIPYEELELSGLYTECCGYGGLMGAVDPSMAHEVARRRTELSPRDFAASCAMCRDRLSAEGKRTWHVLDFLFPPSESGEEADPAWRGPGFSERHERRARLKAALLRDVWGETPPEVELEQGLRLEIPPEVQETLEERRILREDVAAAVARAERTGKKLVERASGRFLAYFRPRRVTYWVEYAREGDAVVVSRAWCHRMVVPGSMDDGAAEGNGTDGEKRANTTSTSMVYLPKSGDWACACGKSGEGRTMEPRTTEVTYLGSAFAISLLSCPSCGMVLVPEALAVGKMTEVEQLLEDK